The following proteins come from a genomic window of Acidobacteriota bacterium:
- a CDS encoding prolyl oligopeptidase family serine peptidase has protein sequence MRGPSGPHQARRREAASPNRPSLPPYIPTTPTSAFPPGSSPCPPTHTDSGIVAACCEQGVWNLLLIPSAGDPTPIPTPYTSITWLRPAAPDTAIFLAAAPDRHAELVRLHLPSATAAPATPQLDILTTTGPLPDPRYLSTGQPIDFPSADGRRAYAFFYPPKNDDALPPAGARPPLIVKSHGGPTSAAEHVYDPGVQYWTSRGFAVVDVNYGGSTGHGRAYRESLRGRWGIVDVEDCAAAAEALADRGEADAARLLIRGGSAGGYTTLAALAFKDTFAAGASHYGVADLAALARDTHKFESRYLDRLVGPYPERADLYRERSPLSARDGFSCPVVFFQGDEDRIVPPNQAEAMVEALRARGLPVAYLLFEGEQHGFRRTGNIVRALEAELSFYGQVLGFEPAGGIEPVTLLGPA, from the coding sequence GTGCGCGGACCTTCTGGTCCGCATCAAGCGCGACGCCGCGAAGCGGCGAGCCCGAATCGCCCCTCGTTACCGCCCTATATCCCCACGACGCCGACTTCGGCATTCCCCCCTGGCTCTTCACCATGTCCACCTACGCACACAGACTCCGGCATCGTCGCCGCCTGCTGCGAACAGGGCGTCTGGAACCTCCTCCTCATCCCCTCCGCCGGCGACCCCACACCCATCCCAACCCCCTACACCTCCATCACCTGGCTCCGCCCCGCCGCCCCCGACACCGCCATCTTCCTGGCCGCCGCCCCCGACCGCCACGCCGAACTCGTCCGCCTCCACCTCCCCTCCGCCACCGCCGCCCCAGCCACCCCGCAACTAGACATCCTCACCACCACCGGCCCACTCCCCGATCCCCGCTACCTCTCCACCGGCCAGCCGATCGACTTCCCCTCCGCCGACGGCCGCCGCGCCTACGCGTTCTTCTACCCGCCGAAGAACGACGACGCCCTCCCTCCGGCCGGCGCCAGACCGCCCCTGATCGTCAAGAGCCACGGCGGCCCGACCTCCGCCGCCGAGCACGTCTACGACCCGGGCGTGCAGTACTGGACCTCGCGCGGCTTCGCCGTCGTCGACGTGAACTACGGCGGCAGCACCGGCCATGGCCGCGCCTACCGCGAGTCCCTGCGCGGCCGCTGGGGAATCGTCGACGTCGAGGACTGCGCCGCCGCCGCCGAGGCGCTCGCCGACCGCGGCGAGGCCGACGCCGCCAGACTCCTCATCCGCGGCGGCAGCGCCGGCGGCTATACCACCCTGGCCGCACTCGCCTTCAAGGACACCTTCGCCGCCGGCGCCAGCCACTACGGCGTCGCCGACCTGGCCGCCCTGGCTCGCGACACGCACAAGTTCGAGTCTCGCTACCTCGACCGCCTGGTCGGCCCCTACCCGGAGCGCGCCGACCTCTACCGCGAGCGCTCGCCGCTGTCCGCCCGCGACGGCTTCTCCTGCCCGGTCGTCTTCTTCCAGGGCGACGAAGACCGCATCGTGCCCCCGAATCAGGCCGAGGCGATGGTCGAGGCGCTGCGCGCCAGGGGCCTCCCGGTCGCCTACCTCCTCTTCGAGGGCGAACAGCACGGCTTCCGCCGCACCGGGAACATCGTCCGTGCCCTGGAGGCGGAACTCAGCTTCTACGGCCAGGTCCTCGGCTTCGAGCCGGCCGGCGGCATCGAGCCGGTCACCCTTCTCGGCCCCGCATAG
- a CDS encoding ATP-binding protein: MTIPRLGRVTLLAGRNRVGKTTVLDAVRIFAARGRPSVLADLLQEREELAAGLDKDQGALAVPDVAALFHGRGEAPNNGIAIGPGPGQDALRLARSLRDEWTDKQKRFNMNVEALKVEYADWTDFVSWSLAGDTSSMSSPLLPLLSGRGRFDETGWPERVKCESLGPGLPDNNHLAVLWRLIHLTDDEDLLVQVLGRHLGEEIQRIGVVNDLGGSPGSLSKNGVMVKLKGHSRPVPLRSFGDGAVRLFGVALELTYCRSGLLLLDEAENGLHHTVHTDFWRMVLQAAHEGEVQVLATTHSWDCIVGFARAATECADTDGVLVRLEAGAEGCRAVVYSKEELEIAAEQRIEVR; the protein is encoded by the coding sequence TTGACGATTCCGCGCTTGGGGCGCGTGACGTTGCTTGCAGGGCGGAATCGCGTCGGCAAGACGACGGTGCTGGATGCCGTTCGGATCTTTGCGGCGCGCGGTCGGCCGAGTGTTCTAGCGGATCTCCTCCAGGAGCGAGAGGAACTCGCCGCCGGTCTGGACAAGGACCAAGGGGCGTTGGCGGTCCCGGACGTAGCGGCTCTCTTCCATGGGCGGGGCGAGGCCCCCAACAACGGCATCGCCATCGGACCGGGACCGGGTCAGGACGCCCTCAGGCTGGCACGTTCGCTGCGCGACGAGTGGACCGACAAGCAGAAGCGATTCAACATGAACGTAGAGGCACTGAAGGTCGAGTACGCCGATTGGACGGACTTCGTGTCGTGGTCACTGGCGGGGGACACGTCCTCCATGTCGTCCCCACTGCTGCCTCTGCTGTCCGGGCGAGGACGCTTCGACGAGACCGGCTGGCCTGAGCGGGTCAAATGCGAATCACTCGGTCCAGGTCTTCCGGACAACAACCACTTGGCCGTTCTATGGCGGCTCATCCACCTGACCGATGACGAGGACTTGCTGGTACAGGTTCTCGGTCGGCATCTCGGCGAGGAGATACAGCGGATCGGCGTCGTCAACGATCTGGGTGGCTCGCCGGGCTCGCTATCCAAGAACGGGGTCATGGTCAAGCTCAAGGGGCACAGTCGTCCGGTGCCTCTGAGGAGTTTCGGTGACGGCGCCGTGCGGTTGTTCGGCGTCGCTCTGGAGCTGACCTACTGCCGCAGCGGCCTCCTACTGCTCGACGAAGCCGAGAACGGTCTCCACCACACCGTTCACACGGACTTCTGGAGGATGGTTCTTCAGGCCGCCCACGAAGGTGAGGTGCAGGTCTTGGCGACAACCCATAGCTGGGATTGCATCGTGGGCTTTGCGCGAGCCGCAACCGAGTGTGCCGACACCGACGGCGTTCTGGTTCGGCTGGAAGCCGGCGCCGAGGGGTGTCGAGCCGTCGTCTACTCCAAAGAAGAGCTCGAGATCGCGGCCGAACAGAGAATCGAAGTCCGGTAG
- a CDS encoding SCP2 sterol-binding domain-containing protein yields MTDTAAAVREIITNMPSRLDPDVAAGLDATIQLDLFGEGGGVWHCTIKDSACTVHDGAHDAPTMTISMEAADYVELIAGRLNGMTAFMGGRLRISGDMGLAMKMESLFRSG; encoded by the coding sequence ATGACCGATACCGCCGCCGCCGTGAGAGAGATCATCACGAACATGCCAAGCCGCCTCGACCCGGACGTCGCCGCCGGCCTCGACGCCACGATCCAGTTGGACCTTTTCGGCGAGGGCGGCGGCGTCTGGCATTGCACGATCAAGGACAGCGCCTGCACGGTCCACGACGGCGCCCACGACGCGCCGACGATGACGATCTCGATGGAAGCGGCCGACTACGTCGAGCTCATCGCCGGCCGGCTCAACGGCATGACCGCCTTCATGGGCGGCCGGTTGCGGATCTCGGGCGACATGGGGCTCGCGATGAAGATGGAGAGCCTGTTTCGTTCGGGTTAG